The genome window ttaatatgtttgaATGTGAGTACCTACCGGGGTATGAACCAAAATCTTCGAATCATTGGAACCGGAGAGATGGGTCAGATGGGTGTGTGAGCAAGCGAATTGGGGTGTCAAACTgtggggatggggatgggTTTGTGAAGGTGGCACGGGTGAAAGATCCAGACACATCGAAAGCAGCACAATTGTTGCCAAATACTAGTGCCAATGAGTGTGAGCAGGTGTGCTTAAGCAATTGTTTCTGCACGGCATATATGAGCATAGAATGGGAAGGCCGCATTAATTGCTTGGCATGGTATGGTCAGTTGTGGGACATTTTAATACACACAGAGCTAGGGCGAGATCTATATGTTCGTGTGGACAAAATGGAATTAGGTACTACTTCGCTTGCCAAGGAAAATTCAATTGTAAATTTCAGAATCTGTGTGGAACTTACTGGACTGGTTTTGGTGTCCACATGAGTTCTCTTTTCATGGTTTTCTAATCCTTTGTCTCACTCTTTTGTGTAGCTGAGAATACCAGAAAATCGAAAGGTTTCCTCAAAAGTAGGGGCTTGCTGGCTATTCCAATGGCGGCGGTTGCATTGGTACTAATCATTGGGTTTGCCTGCTGGTGGCTtgagaaaaagaggaagatgaaAGGTATGTGTAGTACTCATCTGCTTTGAATTGTTTAACTGTTTCGTCTAAATAAAAAGCAGTGTGCTCATAAAAGTATGGAATTGGTCATAACACTTTTGAAGTCTGACTGAACCACTCCGCTTCAATAGGATCCATATGCGCTGTGTgaaatttccattttctaGTGTGCAAACAGAACACTAAGGAGAAAATGAATGCTAATATGCTTTTTGTGATAGCAAAGATTTTGTGGAGGCGGATGAACTTGAAGAAACTAGGAGACACCCAGAGCTGCAATTTTTCCATCTGAGCGCAATAATAGTAGCCACAGGCAACTTCTCTCCTGTCAATAAACTTGGCCAAGGTGGTTTTGGCACTGTTTATAAGGTAAGTTCTAATATCAAAGTCCAAACATTTCATAATTGAATGATTTCTTCTGAGAAGTAGAAAATACCTCTTCTTCTGAAAGATTTATAATAGTGCTGAACCATAACTTCAGGGTCTGTTAGCAAATGATCAGAAGATTGCCGTAAAAAGATTGTCCAAAACTTCAGGACAAGGAattgaagaatttaaaaatgaagttGCGCTGATAGCCAGACTTCAACACAGGAATCTTGTGAAACTTTTAGGCTGTTGTATAAAGGGAGAAGAAAGGATGTTAGTCCTGGAATACTTGCCGAACAAAAGCTTGGActcctttctttttggtatGTCTAGAGGAAATATTCATTTGTACATGCCAtttctaaaattttgaagaaagtaTATAACATTTATTTACTCAAAAGCCAAATATCTCAATGTGGATCGCACAAGAAGTTCCTTGTTGGACTGGAAAAAGCGCTTTGAAATTATCAACGGGGTTGCTCGTGGGATTCTGTATCTTCACCAGGATTCAAGACTTAGGATTATTCATAGGGATCTAAAAACCAGCAATGTTCTTCTAGATGCTGagatgaacccaaaaatatcaGATTTTGGCATGGCAAGAATATTCCATGGGGACCAACTGCAGGATAAAACCAACAGAGTTGTTGGAACATAGTAAGAACTATACATACAATCACACATTCATGGATTAAATCACCATAATCTCACCTTCCatattcattttattattctttggTTGTAATGCAGTGGATATATGTCACCTGAGTATGCAGTGTTTGGAAGATATTCAACTAAATCAGATGTCTTTAGTTTTGGGATCATATTATTGGAGATTGTGAGTGGCAAGAAAAACAATGGCTCTTATCAAGAGGACCATTCCATGAACTTGATAGGACATGTGAGCAACACAAACTTTGCCAACAATTTCCCCTTCCTGGTTACTACTCATATTCATCCCTTTCTGAAAATGTTACTGTCAACAACTACAGGTTTGGCAGCTGTGGAGAGAAGATAGAGCCTTAGAAATTGTGGATTCATCACTAGAGTCATATCATTCTGATGAAGTCTTGAGATGCATTCAAGTTGGGCTCTTGTGCGTGCAAGAAGATTCAGAGGACCAACCAACCATGTCAGCCGTTGTATTTATGTTGAGTGGTGAAGCATCTCTACCATCTCCTCAGCAGCCTGCATTTGTCTTCAGAAAAAGTTCCGGCGGTGGTGGTTATCTATCAAGTCCACAAGGATTATATTCTGTTAATGACTTGACAATAACTAAACTTGACGCTCGATAAGGATTCAGGCTTTTGCTTccacaaattttgttttattgacCTTCATATGACATATGGGCACTGCATAATGTGCCCATTACCTTAATACAAATTTCTAATCTATCCATTCGTGTGAATTTTATGAAAGAGAGTGATGAATTTGGAGATGCAACCTTTAGATAAGCCACAAACTGAAATGCATAAATTGGCTGTTACAATCTTCGAAATATGACATTACACAGCAGATTGTTGCTCTGGGCACAAATTTACACCATCCTCTTCAGTCTTGTGGCCACAAAAGACTTTATTTGTGAGCttcatgttttttctttatatcttGACAATTGTACATTGCAAAATGTGATGCCACCGTTGGAAATTGAACCCTGCTGAGTGATTCTTCATCTTCACGAGTGCAAAGGCTGCGGTTGAAACTTTCTGTAGAGTCGGTGTTTTGTTTCTGGCTTTTTGCTTGATCATTTGGGTTTTTCCCGTTCAGCATGTTGAGCTTGCCCTTCGTTTACTTGCGTTCTGGGTTTAGGCCCTTTTGGTTTAATGTATTCGTTTATTAACCCCAAAATAATTGTGCAGTCATACCTTTCAGAGAAAAACTTAAAGTGTATGCGAACGTATAGaccttttttctctctctttgtctcTCATCACCTCATGACTTCTGATTCCTTTGACACAAAATTAACCACAGATTAAGTATACACAAGAAAATCGTGTTTGTGTAAGATGTATAAGCATGCTTAATAAGGTCATACCTTAACTACCTACCGTCTAACGCTGCGATCGTTACTTGGTCTATAGTGCGAGATCCTTCCAACTTGCTTGAAGATGAGTCTGTTTGACCTGCAGGGCTCCTTCCTAGGCAAAAACCAGGGGTCTTAGGCTGGGGCATTGTTGCATCTGGACTGCTCAACATGAAAACCACAGAGGACATTGTAGGCCTATCTACCACGTGCTCTTGGACGCATAAAAGGCCAACTTGAATGCATCTCAACACCTCAGAGGGGCAATATGAATTCCCAAGTGATGAATCTACTATCTCCAACCCCTTTCCTTCTTTCCATTGCTTCCAAGCCTGCAACAGAATCCAAGTCATTTCTTTGTTACTTGTGAATCTAATGAAATGTAATTACAATCTATGCGCTTTTTACTTACACAGTCTAGGAGGTTTGGTTTATTGTctgaataattaaaaaatcccTTGTTCATTTTGCCACTAATAATCTCCAACACTAGAACACCAAAACTAAAGACATCTGACTTGGTTGAGAAGAACCCGTCCATTGCATATTCAGGAGACATATAGCCACTGCAGATCACCCAATAAAAAGAAGTGAGATTAGTATATTAGTCAGCTAATTGGGTTGACCTCATCAGCAAAATAGAAAGCTTATGATACTCACTATGTTCCTACTACTCTTCTTGTATGAGATTCGTTCTGATCTTTACCAAATATTCTAGCCATTCCAAAGTCTGATATCTTTGGGGTGAATTCTCCATCAAGTAAAATATTGCTTGCCTTGAGATCCCTATGGATGATTCTAAATCTTGAATCCTGGTGAAGGTAAACAAGTCCTCGAGCAATACCACAAATAATGTTGTAACGCTTTTGCCAATCCAACGTAGACCTTTTTTCTCCACCTAcaatgattttttactttctttatAACAACTTTAATTAACTATTAAGTAAAGATAATTAAATTTGAGGCACTTACTGAATAAAAAGGCATCCAGGCTTTTGTTTTCCATGTATTCATAAATCAGCATCTGTTCATCCTTATCAATGCAGCAAGCAAGCAGTCTAACAAGATTTATGTGCTGAAGCCTTGCAATTAACTTCAATTCGTTTTTGAATTCTTCAGTTCCTTGTCCAGAGTTTTTTGAAAGTCTCTTGACAGCAATTTCTTGACCTTCTGTCAATGTCCCCTGGCATTAGCCATACATAAATTTGTCAGGTcgccttaaaaaaaatatatatatatcaaacaaACTTGGGGGAGGGCGAGGATTCGAACTTGGGACTTTAGTGTAAGGGTAAATATTCTTAGCCACTTCGGGTGCATATGCAGTTTCTCTTATATATGATCTAGTGATTGATTTCTAACCAAATGTACTTACCTTGTAAACATAACCGAAACCACCTTCTCCGAGTAGATTTTCATCAGAAAAGTTATTAGTAGCCACTGCTACAGTGCTGAAATCAATCAATGCCAACTCTGGCTCATCATTGATCCTTTCCCCTGAGTAGAAGTCCTTACTTGTGAAAACAACCTCATTTAGCAGAACAACTTGGCTTCTTCCATAAGGACCTGTTCAGAAATAAGcaaaaaactagaaaacaaaACACTTGGCTTCTTCCATAAGGACCTGTTGAACATATAGAATTAAGTTACTAGGCACGTACATTTTGGTTGTGTCCTTGCATTGCGGCTAATACGCAAATTCCTCTTCCATACAATGTAGAAACCAAGTCCTGCTAGAAGAATGACAAGACCAACTATAGCGACTACAATTATGACTGCTAGTGTTTCCTTCCCATCACCGCCTGAAATGAACATAACTGTAGTTAGTGATAGTTGATGTTATTATAAAGTAATCTGAATAATGGAAGGTACCTATTTCAGACGGTGCCAATCGAACATAGAGATCTTGGCCACCATCTGCATATACCCTCATGTCCATTAGCTCCCCGAACCACATGACGCAACCTCTCCCTCCATTTGTAATCTCCATGTTACAATAAGCACTGCAAGAACAGTTCTCCAAACACTTCTCTTTACATGCCTCAAGGCTCATGTCCCCATCCACAAATGCACCCCCACTCTCAGGCAATTTCACACTCCTCAACCTCAAGAACTTGTCTTTCGTGCATCTCAATTCTCGTTTTCTCACACACCCATCAAACCCATTTCCCAAATTCCAAGCCTCCAAATTCTTAGGCTGAAACCCCCTCACACATTTACACACAGGTGAAGCATTTGTGTCACAAATACCAAATGGACCACACTCTCCATAGCTGTCACATTGGTCCTTTGCGGGATACTGAAATATATTCCACATCTTTGTGCTCTCAACCCATGTAATCTGTTGAACGTCCCCATTTGGACTCACTGTCAAGCCTGAATATTCAAGTTCCAATTTGTTCTGTAACGAAAACGAGTAGTAGACCTCATCTTGTTTCGTAACGAAGTTGAAATCAACACCATGCTTTGAAGCACACATTTCCGGCACACCACTAAATATCATCCCATTCCAGGGGCCGGTTCGAAAGTTTTTAACATGTTTGTCCCAAAGGAAAATCTCCGGGAAGCCATGGTAATCTAGTTTGATAGAAAAGTCCCCTGTTGATGGGTCCTCTGAGCTTTTCCACGAGGTCAAGTACCTGTTTAAACCTGTGCTCAAGTTCCATCCAAGCTTCATATCCGGAAGCAGAATGTGTGTGGGATAATCAAAGCTCTGCCAGAAAAATGTTTGGCTGTTTTCGGTTCCTTCTTTGATCACAAGATTGCCTGTATCCAAAAGAAGGACATTTGGTCTCAAAACTTGGGTGTGATTGGAGGACCAAGTGACATTTCTAGATGGATCAAGAAGGACAATGTTTCCATGATCACCAGTCATCAAAAGAGCTCCTGATGAATTTGAAAGTGGGGTGTCTCTGTTGGCCACCCAAACAACTGTTCTGTTTTGGACATTTTTGTACCATATCCCCAAGTACCAGCCTGAAGTATTGCCTGGCTTGAAGAAACCCAACTCAAAGACTTCACAGGGGGAGACAATGGTCATGTTTCCTTCGACCAATATATCTGGAGTGAAAGATAAGTCGTCTTCTAAGCTGGCAATTGGGGAGAGAGTAAGTAAACTGTTGAGGCACAAAATGGTGAAAAACAGAGACTCTTGCTTTGTTAAAgctctcattttttttttttcaatatctcTTAGGGCGAAGAGGAAAACAGAGCTACTTTCACTCTggttttttatgtattttcttGGTCTCTTGTTCAACTATGGCAGCAATATGGGccaaaaatggtttttttttaattataaatattttacttgGGGTCTTTTACAAATTCCCAATCTTTCAGATTCTCAATCAAAGATCAAATTTGGGGTTTCCCAAATTGTGGTTTGATCCCTCTTGATTTGATTAACTTTCCGAAACTTGTATGTCTGCATGATTTGTCCCAATATTTACTTTCCTTAGCTTCATCTTTCTCGATTTacttgaattgaaattgatcACTGACATTTGATTGCTTTCCAAATCCACTTGGATTTCAAAACATTTCGActaaaatgtttttatttcgCAGggttaaattaaagtaattgaacaactttaagaaaattttggcaaaattatctaatttttcgtagacattaatttatttttcataacagataatattatattataggGCTCGACAGGCTTCATTTGGAAAAAAGAGTCTAGCCCGCTTTCCAATCTTTAATTCTAAAAACcctatttttcccttttcagTGTCAATTTAAGATTTGGTTGGTAGTGATggattatttgattatttctttaattccGTTATTACCATCAAGGGCATTGTTTTGCAACCAAGGATTGACTGCTTTGAGTTTAAGTGAATCTGTGGcgatatataataaaaataataataatgatataTCACACCAAGAATAAGACAAAGTATCCAATCAAGAAAGGTCCAGTCTAGTATCTACGTTTGGGAAAATCTTCATTTACTGTCCCAACTCCAAGAGAGAAAACGGGTTCTTGAATCACTGTTACGGTAGCTTCATTTCCAGTCCAGAGTAGATATTATCATAGGGTTGTTGAGGATCAGAGACTGGTTTTTGGACAGTAAATATAGGCCAGTTAGGTTGTGGACGATCTGTCTCGGTACTTAGCATGGAAACTACATCTGGCATGGTTGACCTATCTGCTGCATTGTCATGTACATAAAGAAGACCAATATGCACACATCTCATTACTTCTGACTGTGAACATGAATCTGCAATACTTCATCAACCAACTCCAATCCCCTGCCTTCATTCCATGAGCGccatgccgacaaaattttaTGTATGTTTCGCAAGAATTGTTAGACTCTGCTGCATTtagtttcatatatataaattactTCAGCTGTATGAAAGATACCATTTCGCAATAAGATTTAGAGTGTGAGCTTACATAAGCTAGGAAGCCTAGTTGTTGGTCACTGCAATAGAAGCTGGTATTCTTTTTGCCACTAATAATCTCCAATAACAAGACCCCGAAGCTATAgacatcatatttttcaaaaaacatCATGCCCATGGCATACTCCGGAGACATATAGTCACTGCACAATCAATTGAGTAGTATTAAACTGACAAAATTACTTCTTTGTTTATAGTTTTGAGAAAAAATTATACCAGAAAAGTTAAATCTAGATGCCATGCAATGTAACTAATTTTCAGTTAAACGTAAACACAAATAGAAGGGAAGAGGAGTCAGTTAAAATTGCAGGGGTTGTACATTGAAGTGCTGGTACAACTCGATTTACCAACATGTCAATTCCAATGTTCGAAACTGGGCAGTAGACGGGCTGCACACATGGGTCTAACGCCTAGAGGAGTAATCGGGGGCCCCatctcttcttttgtttttttcatcaacatataaatgCAATTTTCCTTCTCAGACCCTAACTCTAACAAGAGCCGTCGTCCAGCCCCTCTCTCTCGCTCAGACTTCTTCAATCCTCATCTCTCTGTCTATCGCTCATAGCACCATCGTGATCTCGTCCTTGACCTTGGAGATTCCAAAATGGCGTTTCTTTTTTCTAGGCGCAGCGCCCGCCTAGCCCGCCCGCCTAGAGCCCGCCTAGCGAGCCTAGCCCCAGCCTAGCACTCCTAGCCCCAGACTAGCGCGCCTAGCCCCCACATAACGCCCGCCTAGCCCCCGCCTAGAACATAGAGATCTTGGCCCCAGCCTAATCCTTCAACTATAGCAACTGCATTGCGGACCGGTATATATTACATGAATCGTATTTGTATGTACGCTTTGAAAGTAAGATATTGGGTCCCCTGTTGATTATCTTGCATGAGAATAAATCCATTTAGAGTAAAATGCACCTAATTCTGGTACCCCTATGAACTTCAATCCATTTCATTGGCCATAAGCCTCAAATTTCCATCAATGCCCGTTCTTAGACTCAAAAAGGGGTCTGTAACGGCAGGTGGCCTCTCTCTGTTGGCCACCCATACGATTCGACCGTTGGACGTATGGAGTTATTCTTATACCATATTCCAATGTATTATTGTTTGCATGAATTACCAGGACTTAAAAAGcccaattcaaaattttggttGGTAGAAAGGTTAAAGTTTCATTTTGCAAGATATGTTTGAATGGAGTTAAAATGTGAGTTGCAGCAGtagaatgaaatgaaatcaaCTTGTGGAAGAGAAATATGGACAAGAACATCATGCTGATGAAAATTGGAGATGCAACCATTTTCCTTGAAAGGTGGCACTTTGTGAGTGagtattttcagtttttgcttttggtcTACCAACCCTTCGATCTTTGAGACTTTTGACCCAATAAAGGCTAAAACATTAGGCCTTAGGATATAAAAAATGATTGGCTATACTGTGGGCATGTTTTGCAACCAAGGATTGACAGCTTTGAGTTTAAGTGGATCTCTTGCAGTCTCTAATAAGAATAATATGATATATTACACTCAGAATAACAATgtagacaaaaacaaagtataCAATCAAGAAAGCTCCAGTCTAGAATCTATCTTCATTTACTGTCCCGAACTCCAAGAGAGGGGTTCTTTCCtgtacaaaaaggaaaacctTCAATGTGTGTGAGAAGGAAGAACACTTGAcaaaaaatgaccaaaaagtcatAGCATTGTGATGTATGTAACAATATGCTATTGTTTATCGTCCTTGAATCACTGTAATGGTAGCTTCATTTCCAGAGTAGATATTGTCATACTGTGGTTGAGGATCAGAGACTGACTTTTGGACAGTAAATATAGGCCGGTGAGGCTGTGGACGATCTGTCTCAGTACTTAGCATGGAAACTACATCTGGCATGGTTGGCCTATCTACTGCATTGTCCTGTACACAAAGAAGACCAATATGCACACATCTCATCACTTCTGACGGTGAATATGAATTTGCCAATACTTCATCAACCAACTCCAATCCCCTGCCTGCATTCCATGAGTGCCATGTCTGACAAATTTCATGTATGTTTGGCCTCAATCGTTAGACTctgcttcatatatatataggttgCTTAAGCtgtatgaaagaaaaaatttagcaATAAGATTTAGAGTCTGAGCTTACATAAGCTAGGAACCCTAGCTGTTGGTCACTGCAATAGAAGCTGGTATTCTTTTTGCCACTAATAATCTCCAATAGCAAGACCCCGAAGCTATAGacatcagatttttcagaaaacatCCCGCCCATGGCATACTCCGGAGACATATAGCCACTGCACAATCAATTGAGTAGTATTAAACTGACGAAATTGCTTCGTTGTTTATAGTCTTGAGAAAAATGATACCAGAAAAGTTAAATCTAGATGCTATGCAATGCAACAAATTTTCAGTTAATTATGAACACAAACATAAGGGAAGAGGAGTCAGTTAAAATTGCAAGGGTTGTACATTGAAGCGCTGGTACAGCTCGATTTACCAACATGCCAATCCCAATATGTTCGAAACAAGGTGGTAGGTGGGCTGCAGGCAGGGGTCTAACGCCTAGAGGAGTAACGGGGGcctgtcttttttttttttttttttctttgtttcatcaacatataaatgCAATTTTCCTTCTCAAACCCTAACTCTAACACGAGCCGTCTTCCAGCCCCTCTCTCTTGCTCAGACATAACCCACgacctctcttcttcttcaatcctcatctctctctcgctcATAGCACCATCATCATCTCGTCCTGACCTTGGAGATTCCAAAATGGGGTTTGTTTTTCTCCAGGAGCTAGCAACAGCCTAGCCCGCCTTCCTAGACCGCCCAGTGCCTGCCCAGAGACCGCCTAGCCCTCCTAGCAGCCGCCTAGCCCCCCCCAGCCCCCTCCTAGGCCATTTATTCAGTAATATTAACAATATGAGTGACAGTGTGTTAAAGAAGATTCTGAGAATTGGAAAAGAAGGATATGATGCTTACATTGTTCCCACAACCTTGTGAGTATTTGCTAGACTCTGCGTGCCTTGAACGATACGTGccaatccaaaatctgaaatttttgggttcatgtTCTCATCCAAGAGAATGTTACTGACCTTCAAATCTCTATGTATTACCTTCAAACAGGAATCATGGTGGAGATAAAGAAGCCCTCTAGCAACACCCAGAATAATCTTCAAGCGTCGACCCCAATCAAGCAGTGCTCCTCCTGTCATTGGATCTACAATGCACCAATTCAAAGTATAACAGTACTGTCATTAATACATCCCAATCCCATGCACTTCACAATGAAAAAATTGACCACCACTAGGTAACAAAGAGCAATGAAACTAACTGAATAGAAGAGTATCCAAGCTTCCATTTGGCATGAACTCATAAATTAATAACTTCTCATCATCCTGGACAGAGCAGCCCATGATCCTAACAAGATTTTTATGTTGCAGTTTGGAGATCAACAGCATCTCATTCTTGAACTCTTCTATGCCTTGCCCTGAGCTACTAGATAGTCTTTTTACTGCTATTTCCTTCCCTTCTTGCAGTTTACCCTACATAACATAATTGCATTCATGTTTGTA of Prunus dulcis chromosome 4, ALMONDv2, whole genome shotgun sequence contains these proteins:
- the LOC117626526 gene encoding G-type lectin S-receptor-like serine/threonine-protein kinase RKS1; this translates as MASDRPSTNQEKISETPPRSSHLQIRKCPEKKNVLKYFALVFFSLFPFCTSIDTIAVNQQVKDGDFIVSKENNFELGFFSPGNSSSRYVGIWYANKSEKAVVWVANRNNPINDTSGVLTINGYGKLVLYAHNTENLSIWSTNVSVQTTSSVAQLLDTGNLVLFQDSKSERFIWQSFDYPTDTLLSGMKVGLNWKIGLEWVLTSWKSQNDPGTGNYSLRLYSNQTATPQYFLYKGLTKYWRCDPGPWPVFVSNNEEMYYFFLTDNTSVIRSVLTDYGVNEQLRWNDAVNQWEVLFAAPKYRCDRYGQCGANSKCSPDNINMFECEYLPGYEPKSSNHWNRRDGSDGCVSKRIGVSNCGDGDGFVKVARVKDPDTSKAAQLLPNTSANECEQVCLSNCFCTAYMSIEWEGRINCLAWYGQLWDILIHTELGRDLYVRVDKMELAENTRKSKGFLKSRGLLAIPMAAVALVLIIGFACWWLEKKRKMKDFVEADELEETRRHPELQFFHLSAIIVATGNFSPVNKLGQGGFGTVYKGLLANDQKIAVKRLSKTSGQGIEEFKNEVALIARLQHRNLVKLLGCCIKGEERMLVLEYLPNKSLDSFLFAKYLNVDRTRSSLLDWKKRFEIINGVARGILYLHQDSRLRIIHRDLKTSNVLLDAEMNPKISDFGMARIFHGDQLQDKTNRVVGT
- the LOC117624169 gene encoding receptor-like serine/threonine-protein kinase SD1-8, encoding MRALTKQESLFFTILCLNSLLTLSPIASLEDDLSFTPDILVEGNMTIVSPCEVFELGFFKPGNTSGWYLGIWYKNVQNRTVVWVANRDTPLSNSSGALLMTGDHGNIVLLDPSRNVTWSSNHTQVLRPNVLLLDTGNLVIKEGTENSQTFFWQSFDYPTHILLPDMKLGWNLSTGLNRYLTSWKSSEDPSTGDFSIKLDYHGFPEIFLWDKHVKNFRTGPWNGMIFSGVPEMCASKHGVDFNFVTKQDEVYYSFSLQNKLELEYSGLTVSPNGDVQQITWVESTKMWNIFQYPAKDQCDSYGECGPFGICDTNASPVCKCVRGFQPKNLEAWNLGNGFDGCVRKRELRCTKDKFLRLRSVKLPESGGAFVDGDMSLEACKEKCLENCSCSAYCNMEITNGGRGCVMWFGELMDMRVYADGGQDLYVRLAPSEIGGDGKETLAVIIVVAIVGLVILLAGLGFYIVWKRNLRISRNARTQPKCPYGRSQVVLLNEVVFTSKDFYSGERINDEPELALIDFSTVAVATNNFSDENLLGEGGFGYVYKGTLTEGQEIAVKRLSKNSGQGTEEFKNELKLIARLQHINLVRLLACCIDKDEQMLIYEYMENKSLDAFLFSGEKRSTLDWQKRYNIICGIARGLVYLHQDSRFRIIHRDLKASNILLDGEFTPKISDFGMARIFGKDQNESHTRRVVGTYGYMSPEYAMDGFFSTKSDVFSFGVLVLEIISGKMNKGFFNYSDNKPNLLDCAWKQWKEGKGLEIVDSSLGNSYCPSEVLRCIQVGLLCVQEHVVDRPTMSSVVFMLSSPDATMPQPKTPGFCLGRSPAGQTDSSSSKLEGSRTIDQVTIAALDGR